One region of Cyanobium sp. M30B3 genomic DNA includes:
- a CDS encoding peptidylprolyl isomerase, translating to MLPDAHLATDLSLAIEQLAQQPFAELLLQRGILRQLASDLLLRRLRDSVTFTAAEEPLVLSRLWDGVPGDPPASLRGDWISTLPDLIQGPLRERWDQIRQQKWIETTYTDRVEPYFLERRADLEQVVYGMIRLRNQGAAEELYLRLLHDGADFGELARSHSLGEERFTRGLVGPMLISQPHASIRAVLDKLTVGEIYPPFRVDPWVLVIKMEHRQPASLNDSTRLQLYNELFQKDLESTLDSSLQRHYPTLLKSPSSLGS from the coding sequence ATGTTGCCTGACGCCCATCTTGCCACTGATCTGAGCCTGGCCATCGAACAGCTGGCACAGCAGCCCTTCGCCGAACTCTTGCTGCAGCGCGGCATCCTTCGACAACTGGCCAGTGATCTGCTGCTGCGGCGCCTGCGCGATTCCGTCACCTTCACCGCCGCTGAGGAGCCCCTCGTGCTCAGCCGCCTCTGGGACGGTGTGCCGGGGGATCCACCCGCCAGCCTCCGCGGTGACTGGATCTCAACGCTGCCGGACTTGATCCAGGGCCCCCTGCGTGAGCGCTGGGATCAGATTCGTCAACAGAAATGGATCGAAACCACATACACCGACCGGGTTGAACCCTATTTCCTCGAACGTCGAGCCGATCTGGAGCAGGTTGTTTACGGCATGATTCGGCTGCGCAACCAGGGTGCCGCTGAGGAGCTCTACCTACGCCTCCTCCACGATGGTGCCGATTTCGGTGAACTTGCCCGCAGCCATTCGCTGGGGGAAGAGCGTTTCACCCGCGGGCTGGTGGGGCCGATGCTGATCAGCCAGCCCCATGCCAGCATCCGCGCCGTACTCGACAAGCTCACCGTCGGAGAGATTTATCCGCCCTTTCGTGTCGACCCCTGGGTTCTGGTCATCAAGATGGAGCACCGCCAACCGGCCAGCCTCAACGACAGCACCCGGCTTCAGCTGTACAACGAGCTCTTCCAGAAGGATCTGGAGAGCACACTGGACTCCAGCCTGCAAAGGCACTACCCCACGCTGTTGAAGAGTCCGTCATCGCTGGGCAGCTGA